Proteins from a single region of Urocitellus parryii isolate mUroPar1 chromosome 4, mUroPar1.hap1, whole genome shotgun sequence:
- the LOC113181065 gene encoding olfactory receptor 1f45-like, with the protein MKTGNHTSVSEFYLLGLSEHEGAQSLLFGIFLVIYLVTVVGNSLIILAIGSDPHLHTPMYFFLFNFSLTDLCLSSTTVPKMLENIQAHRHTIPYAGCLSQVCFFLWFIGLDVFLLAVMAYDRLVAICHPLHYTSVMSLRRCTLLVAMSLVLAHSYSLTHTILLAQLSFCQDNIVPHFFCELLPLLKLSCSNTYANQCVLMYWGGALTVLIPLLVIISYARIVATIVRVPSARGKWKAFSTCGSHLSAVCLFYASAIGVYFIPSAADSAGKDRIAAVMYAVVTPMLNPFIYSLRNKDMKRALGRLLSRGVLRSP; encoded by the coding sequence ATGAAGACAGGAAACCACACCAGTGTTTCTGAATTTTACCTCCTCGGCCTTTCTGAGCATGAGGGAGCGCAGTCTCTCCTCTTTGGCATCTTCCTGGTCATTTACCTGGTCACCGTGGTGGGGAATAGTCTCATCATCCTGGCGATTGGCTCTGatccccacctccacacccccatgtacttcttcctgttCAACTTCTCCCTCACGGACCTGTGTTTGTCATCTACTACGGTCCCCAAGATGCTGGAGAACATCCAGGCTCACAGGCACACCATCCCCTACGCTGGATGCCTGTCCCAAGTCTGTTTCTTCCTGTGGTTCATTGGTCTGGATGTTTTCCTCCTGgcagtgatggcctatgaccggcTTGTGGCTATCTGCCATCCCCTTCACTACACCTCCGTCATGAGTCTCAGACGCTGCACCCTGCTGGTGGCCATGTCCCTCGTCCTTGCACATTCCTACTCTCTAACCCACACCATTCTCCTGGCTCAGCTATCCTTCTGCCAGGACAACATCGtccctcacttcttttgtgaacttcttccactgctgaagCTCTCCTGTTCCAACACCTACGCCAACCAGTGTGTGCTGATGTACTGGGGAGGGGCACTAACAGTCTTGATCCCCTTGCTCGTCATCATTTCATATGCCCGCATCGTGGCCACCATTGTGAGGGTCCCATCAGCAAGAGGGAAGtggaaggccttctccacctgcggCTCCCACCTCTCTGCAGTTTGCTTGTTCTACGCGTCGGCCATCGGGGTGTACTTCATTCCCTCTGCTGCTGATTCCGCAGGCAAGGACCGAATCGCGGCAGTGATGTATGCTGTGGTGACCCCCATGTTGAACCCGTTCATCTATAGCCTGAGAAACAAAGACATGAAGCGTGCCTTGGGCAGACTGCTGAGCAGGGGGGTACTGCGATCTCCGTAA